The Amycolatopsis sp. QT-25 genomic sequence AGGCTCGTGCCCGAGCGCATGCGAAGGGGCTCTACCCGGCGCCGAAGAATGCCGGTCGGTCTCGGAACATGCAGGCCAACCGGCGTGCTGACACCAAGCCAGAAGTTGAGCTCCGTAAGGCGCTGCATCACCTTGGTTACCGGTATCGCAAGGATCTTCGCCTGACGTTGGACGATGGCGTGAAGGTCCGTCCGGATGTTGTCTTCACGGCTCGCAAGGTAGCGGTGTTCGTGGACGGTTGCTTCTGGCACGTGTGCCCTGAACATGGGAGACAGCCCACGTCGAATGAGTGGTACTGGGCGCCGAAGCTTCGCCGCAACGTTGAACGCGACCGCCGGGTTACTTCCGCTCTGGAGGGCGCTGGCTGGCGTGTAGTGCGCATCTGGGAACACGTGCCCCTGGAAGCTGCCGTAGTCGCGGTGACGGATGTCCTCGAACACGGGTTCGACAGTACTCGCGACGGCCGACAAAAGCCGGTATGACACGGCGGTGGTGCTCGCCAGTTGATCCCGGGCGTGGTTGGCTAGCCCCCGAACACGCTGGTCAGCGCCTCCCGGATCAACCCCGCCAGATCCGCCTCCCCGTCCGTCTCCGCCCAGCGCACAAGCGCCACATGTGCCGCCCCAAGGCACGCCATGGCCGTAGCCCGCACCTGAAACTCCTCGTCCGGCGAAGGGGAAGGCCCACAAAGAGCGGCCACGATCGCGTCCGCCGTCGCGTACTGGCTGTCCAGATGCCGTGCCCGCAACGCCGGCACCGAGATCATCAGCCGTAGCCGCGCCAGCAGGAACGCCTTTTCCTGCGAAGTGCCCAAAGCGGCGGTCGACTCCAGGGCACGCCCTATCCGAGAAAGCAAAGGGCCAGGCGGCTGCGCGGCGACGGCCGAAGCAGTGACGGGGTCGTATTCGTCGTAGAGGACCAGGTCCTCCTTCGTCGGGAAGTGCCGGTAGACCGTCATCGCCGAGACGCCGGCGGCCGCCGCGACGTCGGCGACGGTGGTCGCGTCGTAACCGACGTCGGTGAAGAGGCGGATGGCGTGCTCCTGCAGAAGAAGCCGGGTTTCGGCGCGCTGGCGATCTCGGAGGCTCACGTGGTAGACACTATCAAAGTGTTAGTGACTAACATCTGGGGTGCGCATGAAGACGGCATTGGTGACCGGGGCGTCGCGGGGGATCGGGGCGGCGATCGCCCGGAGGCTGGAGCGGGACGGCGTAACCGTCCTGAGACAAGACAGCGGTCAGGCCGACTTGTCGACGATGGACGGTGTCGACAAGGCCTTGGAGGGCATCGACAGCCTGGACATCCTGGTCAACAACGCGGCAGCCGCACCGCGGGGACCGATCGAGACGGACACACCCGAAGGCTTCGACCACCTGATGGCGGTCAACGTGAAGGCACCGTACTTCCTCATCCAGCGAGCACCGCTGAACGACGGTGGCCGCATCATCAACATTTCGTCGGTCGCCACCAGGATGGCCAACCCGACGCAGACGTCCTTCGCGATGACCAAGGGGGCGCTCGAGACGATGAGCCGCACGCTCGCCCACCAGCTCGGACCACGCGGGATCACGGTCAACGTCGTCGCGCCGGGCGCCACGAAGACCGAGACGAACAAAACCCTCTTCACGCCGGAGCTGGAGGCCGCCATCACCGGCCTCACGGCGCACCGGAGGCTCGGCACCGCGGAGGACATGGCGGACGTCGTCGCGTTCCTCGCCTCCGACGACGCCCGGTGGGTGACGGGGCAGGTCCTCGACGCGAGCGGCGGGTTGTTCCTCGGGCCGACGGCGCAAGGGGTTCAATAGGGCGGTGACGTGGTTCAGCGAGGACGAGCTCCGCAGGCAGGCCGGTGACGTCTCCTTCGCGCGCGGGGCCAAGTACCTGGAGTCGGTCGAGACGCTGGACGACGTCGCGGGCGGGGTCGCGGCGGTGGTCAGCGGCACCGACCGGTACACGGTCCGGTTGCGCAACGTCGACGGCGAGCTGGTCGGCGAGTGCTCCTGTCCGCACGCGGCGGACGGGTTCTTCTGCAAGCACTGCGTGGCCGTCGGGCTGCTGGTGCTCGAGGGCGTGGCGGACGGCGGCGCGGCGGACATCCGCGGGTACGTCGAGACGCTTTCCCACGCCGAGTTGGTCGAGCTGCTGGTCGGGCACGCGAACGAGGACCCGGCGCTGTTCCGCAAACTGTCGCTCAAGGCGGGCCGCGAGGACCTCGACGCGTTGCGGCGGCACGTCGAGGGAACGTTGCGGTTGCGCGGTTTCGTCGGTTTCCAGGGCACGGTCGCGTACACCGAGAAGGTGCGCGAGGTGCTCGCCACCGCGAGGGAGCTCATGGACGGGCCGCTGCTGTGCCGCGTCATCGAGCTGGTGGTGGAGGCACTGGACTTCGTCGAGGACTCCTTCGGCGCGCTCGGCGCCGAGGTCCGGGGCGCGCTCGCGTTGTACGCGGAGGCCTGCGCGGACTCGCCGCCGGAGCCCAAGGAGCTCGCGGAGTGGTTGCTGCGACTGGATCTCGACGGTTCGGGCCGCCTCGACGTGAACATCGCGGACTTCACCGCGGGCCTCGGTTTCGAGGGGCTCGCGGTGTTCCGCGCCGGCGTCGAGGAGCGGTGGCGGCTCGACGACGGCGAGGACCCGTACCGCAGCCGCAAACTCCAGCGGCTGCGCGAAGGGTTCGCGGCGATGCGGAACTGGCGCGCCTAGAACCGCTGGCGGTTGCGGTACAGCTCCTCCAGATCCCGTAGCCCGGCCTGGTCGCCGGTGTCTGCGGCCGCGCGGAACCAGTACTCGGCCTCCTGGAAGTTCCCGTGGTCGGCGGCCAGCCTGCCGAGGTTGGTGTACGCGGGCACGCTGCCGAGTTCCGCGGCCTTCCGGTACCAGGCGGTGGCCTCACCGGGGTCGTTCCGGTCGTTGGCCAGCACACCCAGGTTCGTCATCGCGGCGGCGTCGCCCCGTTTGGCGGCCTTGAGATACCAGCGTTCGGCGGCCTCGAGTTCGCCGCGGCGGTGCAGCACCAGACCCAGCCGGACGGCGGCTTCGGGGGCGCCGGCGGCCGCGGCCGCGTGGTAGCAGCTTTCGGCGCGCGCGAGATCGTTCCGCCGCTGCGCCCGGCGGCCGAGCTCGCACAGCGCGGAAGCGTCGGCCCCTTCCCCCGCCTTGCGCCACCACGGTTCCGCCTCGGCCGTCCGGCCGGTGTCGCAGAGCACGGCGCCGAGCGTGATCATCCCTTCGACGTCGCCCGCCCCCGCGGCCTCGCCCGCCCAGTACTCGGCCTCTTCGAGTTCGCCGCGCCGATGCAGTGCCCGCGCCAGCTCGGCCATCGCCTCGACCCGGCCTTCGGTGGCCGCGCGTCGCCACCAGTCCTCGGCGGCGGCCGCGTCACCCCGTCGCGCACAGAGTTTTCCCAGATACGACATGGCATGCGAATCACCGGCCATCGCGGCTTCGCGGTACCAACGTTCGGCCTTTTCCGGTACGCCGCGCTCGTTCAGCAGGTGCGCCAGGTTGCCCATCGCGACCCTGTCCCCGCCCTCGGCGGCCTTCCGGAACCACGCTTCGGCCTCGTCGAGATCGCCACGCTCCAGCGCGGTGGATCCCATACGCGCCATGGCGATCACGTGTCCGCGTTCCGCGGCCTTCCGGTTCAGATAGTCGTCGACCCTGGTGTTCCACTTACGTTTTCCGGCGCCCACAAGCCCGCTCCTTCCGGCAGCGTCCCTGGGGTGGTCGCCGCTCAGGACCCGGATGTGACAACAACTACCGGCGGTCATCGCCGTGTCGCACCCGGTTCCCCCGCCGGCCGTGGCGATACTGGGCGCTCCCCGTCCCCGTCGAGAGGAATCGCGCGGTGGCCACGCGTGCCCGGCAGATGACCACGACCCAGCGGCTGCTCCTGGTGATCACCCTCGCCGCCGTGGTGCTCGCGGTCTTCTGGTTCGTGAGCGGCAAGGACGACGCGCTGCGACCCAGGCCCGCGGACACGGCCAGCGCCGCCGACGCGCGCAAGCAACTGGACGAGCTCTCCGTCGCGCCGCGCGGTTCGATGGACGGCTACGACCGCAAGAAGTACCCGCATTGGGACAACCAGGGGAACAACTGCAACACCCGCGAGTTCGTGCTCAAGCGCGACGGCAAGGACGTCAAGGCCGGTCCGGACTGCGCCCCGACCGCCGGCAGCTGGACCAGCAGCTACGACGGCGAGACCTGGACCGAGCCGACCGACATCGACATCGACCACATGGTCCCGCTCGCCCAAAGCTGGGTCTCCGGGGCGAAGTCGTGGACGGAGGAGAAGCGGCGCCAGTTCGCGAACGACCTGACGCGGCCCCAGCTGTTCGCCGTCACCGACAACGTCAACCAGGAGAAGAGCGACAAGGCGCCGGACCAGTGGAAGCCGCCGCTCGTCTCGTTCTGGTGCACCTACGCCACCGACTGGATCACCGTGAAGCACTACTACGGCCTCACGGTCACCACCGCGGAGAAGACCGCGCTCAGCGACATGCTCGCTCGTTGCTGATCGGCCCGGCTTCGGGTTGGCTGGGCCCATGGCGACCTTCATACTGATCCACGGCGGTGGCGGCAGCGCTTGGGACTTCCACCTCCTCGAGGCGGAGCTGGCGGGCC encodes the following:
- a CDS encoding very short patch repair endonuclease, whose amino-acid sequence is MVQGDRSKARARAHAKGLYPAPKNAGRSRNMQANRRADTKPEVELRKALHHLGYRYRKDLRLTLDDGVKVRPDVVFTARKVAVFVDGCFWHVCPEHGRQPTSNEWYWAPKLRRNVERDRRVTSALEGAGWRVVRIWEHVPLEAAVVAVTDVLEHGFDSTRDGRQKPV
- a CDS encoding TetR family transcriptional regulator, translated to MSLRDRQRAETRLLLQEHAIRLFTDVGYDATTVADVAAAAGVSAMTVYRHFPTKEDLVLYDEYDPVTASAVAAQPPGPLLSRIGRALESTAALGTSQEKAFLLARLRLMISVPALRARHLDSQYATADAIVAALCGPSPSPDEEFQVRATAMACLGAAHVALVRWAETDGEADLAGLIREALTSVFGG
- a CDS encoding SDR family oxidoreductase gives rise to the protein MKTALVTGASRGIGAAIARRLERDGVTVLRQDSGQADLSTMDGVDKALEGIDSLDILVNNAAAAPRGPIETDTPEGFDHLMAVNVKAPYFLIQRAPLNDGGRIINISSVATRMANPTQTSFAMTKGALETMSRTLAHQLGPRGITVNVVAPGATKTETNKTLFTPELEAAITGLTAHRRLGTAEDMADVVAFLASDDARWVTGQVLDASGGLFLGPTAQGVQ
- a CDS encoding SWIM zinc finger family protein; the encoded protein is MTWFSEDELRRQAGDVSFARGAKYLESVETLDDVAGGVAAVVSGTDRYTVRLRNVDGELVGECSCPHAADGFFCKHCVAVGLLVLEGVADGGAADIRGYVETLSHAELVELLVGHANEDPALFRKLSLKAGREDLDALRRHVEGTLRLRGFVGFQGTVAYTEKVREVLATARELMDGPLLCRVIELVVEALDFVEDSFGALGAEVRGALALYAEACADSPPEPKELAEWLLRLDLDGSGRLDVNIADFTAGLGFEGLAVFRAGVEERWRLDDGEDPYRSRKLQRLREGFAAMRNWRA
- a CDS encoding tetratricopeptide repeat protein, which encodes MGAGKRKWNTRVDDYLNRKAAERGHVIAMARMGSTALERGDLDEAEAWFRKAAEGGDRVAMGNLAHLLNERGVPEKAERWYREAAMAGDSHAMSYLGKLCARRGDAAAAEDWWRRAATEGRVEAMAELARALHRRGELEEAEYWAGEAAGAGDVEGMITLGAVLCDTGRTAEAEPWWRKAGEGADASALCELGRRAQRRNDLARAESCYHAAAAAGAPEAAVRLGLVLHRRGELEAAERWYLKAAKRGDAAAMTNLGVLANDRNDPGEATAWYRKAAELGSVPAYTNLGRLAADHGNFQEAEYWFRAAADTGDQAGLRDLEELYRNRQRF
- a CDS encoding HNH endonuclease family protein; this translates as MATRARQMTTTQRLLLVITLAAVVLAVFWFVSGKDDALRPRPADTASAADARKQLDELSVAPRGSMDGYDRKKYPHWDNQGNNCNTREFVLKRDGKDVKAGPDCAPTAGSWTSSYDGETWTEPTDIDIDHMVPLAQSWVSGAKSWTEEKRRQFANDLTRPQLFAVTDNVNQEKSDKAPDQWKPPLVSFWCTYATDWITVKHYYGLTVTTAEKTALSDMLARC